The nucleotide sequence ATTTCACTTCAACAACCACCTTTCTGGGATCGACCGAGGATTCTCAGAATAAGCGTTACGGATACGTAACACCCAGGACTCACTTATGCCGATGGATGTGGTGCAATTGACGCAACGACTGGTTCAAGTTCCCAGCGTCAATCCGATGGGGCACAAAGTCGATCAGCCCGAGATTCAACTCGAACACCGTTTGGGCGACTTGCTGGAAAAGATCTTCCAGGAAATCGGGGTCGAGTACGAACGCATGGAAGTCTCGCCGCAGCGCGACAATGTCGTCGCTTGCCTGCCGGGCAGTTCCGATAAGATCATCGTGCTGGAAGCCCATCAGGATACCGTTCCGGTCGATGGCATGACGGTCGCTCCGTTCGGCGCTAATCTGGTCGACAACCGCATCTATGGCCGTGGTGCTTGTGATGTGAAAGGTGGCATGGCGATGTGCCTGGCGGTGCTGTCGCGTCTGAAGGAGCAGCCAAGCGAAAACATGCCCACGGTTCTGGTTGCTTGTACCGTCAACGAAGAGTGCGGCTTCACCGGCGCTCGGCACCTGGCGAGTGTCTGGAAGAGTGGCGACTCGCAATTGATCTCGAAGCTGCCCGACGCCGTCATCGTCGCGGAACCAACCTTGATGAACGTGGTGGTCTCGCACAAAGGAGTCGTCCGTTGGCGCTGCCACACCAAGGGTCAGGCCGCGCATAGCAGCAGACCTTCGGTCGGCGACAACGCGATCTATCGCATGGGAGATGTGCTGCGGGCGATTCGCGAATACGAACAAACCGTCTTAAACACCGCCGAAGAGCAAGGCGTGCTCGGACTTCCCACCATCAGCGTCGGAACGGTGCATGGTGGCGTCAGCGTGAATACCGTGCCAGATCGCTGCACGATTGAAATCGATCGTCGCGTGTTGCCGGGCGAATCGCAGGAGGCAGTCCGCCAAGAGGTGATCGACTTCATTGCCTCGCGGATCGATGCCCCTGAGAAAGTTGAGCACGATCCTCCTTACATGAGTTCACCTGGCTTGCCATTGGCTGACTCGAATCAGGAACTGGCCCGACGTATTGCCGAGGTCGCTTCGGAATTCGGCGTGACCAGCGAGTCGATGCAGGTCGCCTATGGCACCGATTCGCCGGCGTACTTTGCGATTGGCGTCCCGTCGGTGGTCTTCGGCCCAGGCTCCTTGGCCCAGGCACACACGAAGGACGAGTTCATCGAGATCGAACAGCTTTACACGGCGACCGATGTCCTGGAGAAGCTTTGTCGCGGCTTCGGCTAAGAGAGCAAAGCGTTTTTGTCTGATCATCTTCACGCGTTGCCTTCTCTCGAGCAGCGCGCAGCAAAAAGCGAGAGCCAGCTTATGCAGACTCTCGCTTCGTTGTTTTGCTTCAGGCAGCTTCCGCGACGCGATTAAAACACATCCAGCAGGAAGTGGTGACCCGAGTGGTACAGACGACCGTTCGGGTATGGGTTCTGCCACTGTTCGTTGTAGACAGGAATTCGCATTTCGGCCGGATAGCGATAGTACAGGCTCTCGCGGCTGCGATAGTAATCGGCACCCTGGAAGTTCTGGGGATAATAGACGTAGGGATAGTGGTAGAACCGCTCCCAGTCATAGCTGCCGTAAGTTCCGCCCCAGACGCGGCTGAATGCTTGGTCCCCAGCTTCGGCGCTGGATAACGAGACCGACATCATCGCGGCAATAACTAGACCAAACACGATGCGTTGAAACATCGATGATCCCCCCAAATAACTTCTGGTTTATTTCATTGGAAGCTGTGGCCAATCACCCACGCTTCCCACGGACACGGAGACATGCCGCACCATAAGCATCGGCCTGACCGGAACCTGGAATTAAACGAAAATCCCGCAGAACCGGTACGAGACGCAAATTGAGGAGAATAGAACCGGTAATAACGAACGCCAGCGCAGGCCATGCCACGCCGCTAGCAACCTCTCTGATTCAGAACCTTGCCGACGATTACTCGGCGAACAAGGCGTCGCAGAAGGTATTGGTATCGAAGCGCGTCAGGTCTTCTGGCTTCTCACCCACACCAATGAATTTGACCGGCAGTTCGAAAGCCTTGCGAATCGGCACAACGACACCACCCTTGGCGGTCCCGTCCAGCTTGGTGAGCACGATCCCGGTACACTGAGCCGCTTCCGAAAAGCCCTTGGCCTGGCTGATCCCGTTTTGGCCGGCGGTCGCATCCAGGACCAGCAGCACTTCGTGCGGGCCGTCTTCGATCTTCTTACCGATGACGCGACGCATCTTTTCGAGCTCGGTCATCAGGTTCTTTTGCGTTTGCAGACGACCGGCCGTATCGATGATGATCACGTCGGCATTCGCCTTCAGGCCTTCGTCCACCGCACGAAAGACGACACTGGCGGGGTCGGTCCCCTGCTCTCCCTTGATGATCGTGGCCCCGAGACGTTCGGCCCAGATGGTCAACTGTTCGGTTGCCGCGGCACGGAAGGTATCTCCGGCCCCCAGCACAACCGAGTTGCCTTGATCGATAAACCAGCGGGTGAGCTTGGCGATGGTGGTTGTCTTGCCGGCGCCGTTCACGCCGACGACCAGGATCACCGTGGGGCCTTCGGCCGCCATCTTGATTGGTTCGGCATCCTGGTGCATCAGGCTGGCGAGTTCTTCCCGAATGTCTTTCAGGATGTCTTCGGTATGGACGATACGGCCACGGAAGTCGCGGGCGATCCGATCTTTGATCTGCGTCGCCGGACCGGCTCCCATGTCGGTTTGAATGAGGATGGCGAAGATCTCGTCGAGAAGCTCTTCGTCGACCAGGCGTCCTTCCGCCTTGAAGAGGTCGCGGATGTCGGTATTCAACAGGCGACGCGTTCGCGTCATGCCTTGCGCTAAGCGGCCAAAGAAACCTGGCTGCTTTTCGGCTCCTGCTTCGGACGAGGTGCCTTCAGCGTCTTCTTTCTTCTTACCGAAACCGAAAATTCCCATCGTTACGACTCTCGCCTTATGCCTATTTAATTGGGCAAACATGAAAGGGGGTCCGCACGCCAATGTACCCCATTCGAGGCAATTTGTCTGCCGAGGGTTTCAGGTAGCTGCCTTTGCCGACAGAACTGGGCCGGCGGAAAGGTTGCGGATGCCTGAGACTTAGAAGGATGCGTGCTTACGCATCCCCCAGGGCTTGCTTGCTCTTCAGAATACGATCCAGCAGACCGTTCACGAACTGCGGGCTGTGCTTGCCCCCAAAACGCTTGGCCAACTCGACCGCTTCGTTGATGGCAACGCGGGCCGGCGTGTCCGAATAAAGAATCTCGAAAGCCCCCAACCGCAACAAGTTGCGATCGGTCGCAGCCATACGCCGCAAGCTCCAGTTGTCGGCGAACCGTTCCAACTGCATATCGATTCTCTTGCGATGTTCGCGGGTACCGACCAGGAGGTATCGCCCGAACTCGACCAGGTTCTCATCATTCTTCAAGCGTGCGCGAAGGAACTGATCTGCCAGACCGGGATCGGCATCGGGATTAAGGTCCTCTTGGTAGAGGATCTGAAGAACAACTTCGCGCGCTCGACTGCGTCTTGCCATGGGAATCTAAGAGAGTGCCTCGTCTCGAGAAACGTACAACCGGCCTGAATTCGGTGGGGCTGGCCGGTTGCGTCTGTTGAATTATAGCGAGCGAGCCAGGGTCATGGTTTCGCGACTGGCAGTTTTCGGAGAAGTCCCATCATTTCGAGGGCCGCTTCTGCCGCTTCCACACCTTTGTTTCCGACAGCCCCCCCGGACCGGCTGATCGCCTGTTCGACGGTATTGCACGTCAGAACTCCAAAAGCCACCGGGATTTCGCATTCCATCGCCAGGTTACCCAAGGTCTGGCTGACCTGGGTGTTGATGTGCACGTCGTGGGTCGTTTCGCCACGGATCACACATCCCAGACAGATTACCGCGGCATACTTCTTGGTGCGAGCCATTACTGCGGCGGCCAGGGGGATTTCCCAGGCACCTGGTACCTTAGCCACGTCGATCTTGTCGGTGCTGATTCCGCGGCTTTCCAGTGTTTGCAGCGAGCCGGTCAGCAGCTTGTCGGTAATCGAGTTGTTGTAGGTCGAAACGACAATGGCGACCTGAAGATCTTCCGGCTGGAAGTCAGTTCCGGTGTAAGTGTTTGGCACGGAAGGGCCTCGGCAAGGATGCAGATAAATGGGGAGCGAGTCTCAAAGATCCCCCGCCACAGATAGGTCGACGGGGGAACGAGACAAAACAGAGCCTGGTTGGCCAGTACGCTTGGCTACTGGACGTTCATGCTCATTAGAAATTCGGCGTTGGTTTTGTTCTTGCTCATGTGACCCAGCAAAAACTCCATCGCATCAGTCGGACTCATGTCGTTCAAGACACGACGCAAGATGCACACGCGGCGGTATTCGTCCGGGTCCATCAGCATTTCTTCGCGACGCGTACCGCTGGCGTTGATGTCGATGGCAGGCCAGATGCGTCGATCGACCATGCGGCGATCGAGCACGATTTCCTGGTTACCGGTTCCTTTGAACTCTTCAAAGATGACGTCGTCCATGCGGCTACCGGTATCGACCAGGGCGGTGGCGATGATCGTCAGCGAGCCCCCTTCTTCGACCTTACGGGCCGAACCGAGGAATCGCTTCGGTCGCTGCAATGCGTTGGCATCCAAGCCGCCCGACAGAAGCTTGCCGGATGGTGGGCATTCGCTGTTCCAAGCACGCGCCAACCGGGTAATCGAGTCGAGGAAGATCACCACGTCGGTGCCGAACTCGACCATTCGCTTCGCCTTTTCGATCACCATTTCGGCGACCTGAACATGGCGGGATGGTGGTTCGTCGAACGTCGAGCTGATGACCTCGCAGTTGGGGCCTTTCACTTGGCGTTCCATGTCGGTGACTTCTTCCGGACGTTCGTCGATCAACAGCATGATGACGTACGCGTCGGGGTAATTCGCCAACACAGCCTTCGCCATGTTCTGCATCATGATCGTCTTACCGGCACGAGGCGGGCTGACAATCAGACCACGCTGACCGAAACCGATCGGCACGATCAGATCGATAATGCGGCCACTGACTTCTTCCGTCGCGGTTTCCATCCGGATCCGATCGTCGGGATGCAGCGGCGTCAGGTCATCGAAGAAGACCTTCTGGGCGGCGACGTTCGGATCTTGGTAGTTGACCGCTTCGACTCGCAGCAATGCGAAGTAACGTTCGTTTTCTTTGGGCGGACGGATCTGGCCGGTGACGATGTTGCCCGTCTTCAAACCGAACCGACGAATCTGGCTCGGCGAGACGTAAATATCGTCTGGGCACGAAAGATAGTGATAGTCGGGGCTACGCAGGAAGCCAAAGCCATCGGGAAGGATTTCGAGCGTCCCTTCGCCGTACATCAGGCCCGACATCTTCACGCGTTCCTTCAGGATACGGAAGATCAGGTCCTGGCGGCGCGAGCCCGATACGTCTTCAAGATTTTCTTTGCGAGCTTCTTCGATCAGCTCGGTCATCGACATCTTCTGCAGTTCGGCGATATGCACTTCGCTGTGCTTGAGTTGCTCGAACTGCTCGTCCTCTTCAACCGTTTCTCCGCGTTGTTTGCCTCGGGCGATCTGCTCTGCCAGCGACATCGGTTCGGGACCGTCGTCGTAGTGATTGTTGTTCCGCTTGGACGGTCCGCGCGAGTGGCGATGACCGTCGGAACCATGGTTCGAATTGGAATCAGAAGATTGGGGCGAATTGGACATTGGCTGAGTGGGTTGTTCCGAAGCGTTGCCGTCGGTTTCGGGCAAGATGCCAGCACCGAACGAGTTCCCGTCCTTCGAGACGCGGGAAGTTAGTTTGTTGCTCGTGGAATTCGAACTGTTATTGGAATTTCGGTTTGTCGTCGTGTTTCTGTGTGGCATAGGAGATCGTTCTCCGAGAGAAGTTTCCTGGGCCGGAACTGATAAAAGGAGCTCTCTTCAACCAACGAACCTGGACCGGTTTCCAAGGGAATCGGTTCATGAATTGGCTTGGATGGCGTGAACGAAGGACGCCGGCTGTTCCAGGAATGAGGAGGAGACTCTTTCGTTGTAGCAAATGGCCGGAAAGTTCGCGAGGCGATATTCGAAGGAATACCAGTCTTCGTAAATGGTTGAAATTTAAAGGGGTAACGATAATTCAGGCATCTTTTCCCGGAGGAAGGTTCTCGACCCCCACCTTTGTTTTAAGGTGGGTTTGATCGCCACTAAAAGATCGCCCTCAGTCCTAGCTCAATATGAGATGAAAAGGAAAATCTTTGGGGGAAGCTATCGCGGATTCCCGCGATGACCTGGCGGGGGGGCGACTTGCCGTTTCCAAAAGGCTTCGATCGCGGCTCGTAGCTGGGATAAGTCGTCGTTGTTCGGAATGACGATGTCGGCGAGATTCCGTTTGACCTCTAATTCTTCCTGCGCTGCCTCGCGAATGTCAAACTCATTTTCAGTCCACTTTCGCGCAAGTGCTCGTTGCAGCCGATGGGCGCGAGAGGAATCGATGAACAGGACATAGTCGCAGTGGCGAATCCAGCCCGCCTTAATCATTACCGGGGCATCTAACACGAATGCCGGGGCATCTTCTGCCATTGCATGCAAGCGGGCTGCTTCCAACAACGCCCCAATGCGGGGATGCGAAATCTTCTCGAGGTCGGCCAGTGCTTGCCGATGGTCGTCGGCATTACCAAACACCAGCCGGGCCAATTTGGGCCTCGAAACGTTTCCTTCTTCGTCAAAAACATCGTTGGAAAAGCGATCCCGAATCTGCTCTTTCACCTCGGGCATTTCGAGAACCTGATGCCCAGCTTTGTCGGCATCGAAGATCACCGCACCAAGTTGCCGCAACGCCTCGGTCGCGGCACTCTTGCCTGAGGCAATTCCCCCAAGGATACCGATTGTCTTCATTGCAGCATGCTTGCAGCTTCATGGCAGAGAAGCTGCCCTTAAGGGATTGAATCCCAAGAAGATATCTGGCCTTTTTTCCCTGCCAAAGTTTCTTGGGTGGACACTTACCCGCTGAAATCGACTGCCTCGCACTCGGCCCAGTTTTGGCCTGCCTCGACATCGACGACCAGCGGCACATCCAGTTCGACAGCTCCGGTCATCTCAGGAAGCATCAGCTTCACCAACGGTTCCACTTCTTCCGGGGGCGCCTCGAACACCAGTTCGTCGTGAATCTGCAGTAGTAATCGTGATTGCAGATCGGATCCGGCCAGTGCTCGATGGACCCGAATCATGGCCAGCTTGATGATATCCGCAGCCGAACCTTGGATCACCGAATTGACGGCGGTCCGTTCCGGCATCAGAAGCTGCCGGGCCATGCGATCTCGTTTCTGTGGCGAACGGACCCCTTCGATCTTACGCCGTCGTCCCAGGATCGTCTTCACGAAGCCATCGACGAAGCACTGCTTCAAGGTGTTCTCCATAAAGTCGTCGACGCCTGGGTATTTGCGGAAGTATGCATCAATGAAACCAAATGCTTCGTCCTTTTCGATGTCGAGGCTCTTGGCAAGGCCGAACGCACTTTGCCCGTAGACGATTCCAAAGTTGATTGCCTTGGCGCTGCGGCGTTCGTTGGAGGTGACTTCCTCTAACGGAATGCCGTAAACCTCCGACGCGACCTTGGCGTGAATGTCTTGATCGTTGTGATACGCCTCGCGGAGGGCTTCGTCTTTGCTGTAGTGAGCCAGCACACGCAGTTCGATCTGCGAGTAGTCGGCACACACCAACACCCAACCATCGCGGCTCGCTTTGAACGCCGAACGGATTTCCTTGCCTTCTTCCGTCCGGATCGGAATGTTCTGCAGGTTCGGTTCGTTCGAGCTCAAGCGACCGGTCGCGGCGACCACCTGGTTGAACGACGTGTGCACCAGATTCGTCTTCGGACAAATCATGTTCGGCAACGCATCGATGTAGGTGTTCTTCAGCTTCGCGTACTGACGGAAGTCGACGATCTTCTTCGGCAGCGGATCTTGCTTGGCGAGTTGCTCAAGAACTTCGGCATCGGTGGAAGCCCCTGTCTTAGTCTTCTTGATGACTGGCAGGCCCCGTTTCTCGAACAAGATCTCGGCAAGCTGCTTGGGGGAAGCAATGTTGAAAGGCTGCTCGGCGATCTTATAGATTTCCTGCTCGACCTCAGCCAGGCGTTCTCCGTACGAATCGCTCAAGCCTTTCAAGCGATCGGTATCGACACGAATGCCGTTGAATTCCATCTCGGCCAGGACATCAACCAAAGGAACTTCGACATCGTCGAACAGATCGTTCAGCCCCTCTTCGTCGAGACGCCCACCCAGGATTTCATACAGCCGCAAAGGAATATCGGCATCTTCGCAGGCATAGTACGAGATCTTTTCGAGCGGCACTTCACTCATCAAGATCTGCTTCTTGCCGGTGCCAATCAGCTCGCTGATTTTGACCGTTTCGTGCTGCAAATAGCGACGTGCCAGCTCGTCGAGTCCGTGCGATCGTGCGCCGGCTTCCAATAAGTAATGAGCGATCATTGTGTCGAAGTCGACGCCTGCCAGATCGATCCCCGCACCTCGGAAGACGATCTGATCGTACTTCAGGTTCTGCCCAACCTTCTTGATCGCTTGGTTTTCGAGCACCGGTCGCAAGATCTCGACGACCTCTTCCAGTGGCAAGCTCGCGTCTCCTTCCGGTGTTTGAATCGGAATGTACCGCGCGGTGCCAGGCTTCCAGCAAACCGAGATCCCCACCAGATCGGCCCAACGTGGATTGGTATGCGTTGTTTCGGTATCGACCGAGATCCGCGTTTGCTCGCCGAGAAGTTTGGCCAGTTCTTTCAACTGGTCGATCGTTTCGATCGCCTGATAATCGAGTGTTTCGCTTTCCAAAACAC is from Bremerella sp. JC817 and encodes:
- a CDS encoding M20 family metallopeptidase, whose amino-acid sequence is MTQRLVQVPSVNPMGHKVDQPEIQLEHRLGDLLEKIFQEIGVEYERMEVSPQRDNVVACLPGSSDKIIVLEAHQDTVPVDGMTVAPFGANLVDNRIYGRGACDVKGGMAMCLAVLSRLKEQPSENMPTVLVACTVNEECGFTGARHLASVWKSGDSQLISKLPDAVIVAEPTLMNVVVSHKGVVRWRCHTKGQAAHSSRPSVGDNAIYRMGDVLRAIREYEQTVLNTAEEQGVLGLPTISVGTVHGGVSVNTVPDRCTIEIDRRVLPGESQEAVRQEVIDFIASRIDAPEKVEHDPPYMSSPGLPLADSNQELARRIAEVASEFGVTSESMQVAYGTDSPAYFAIGVPSVVFGPGSLAQAHTKDEFIEIEQLYTATDVLEKLCRGFG
- the ribH gene encoding 6,7-dimethyl-8-ribityllumazine synthase; protein product: MPNTYTGTDFQPEDLQVAIVVSTYNNSITDKLLTGSLQTLESRGISTDKIDVAKVPGAWEIPLAAAVMARTKKYAAVICLGCVIRGETTHDVHINTQVSQTLGNLAMECEIPVAFGVLTCNTVEQAISRSGGAVGNKGVEAAEAALEMMGLLRKLPVAKP
- the rho gene encoding transcription termination factor Rho produces the protein MHIAELQKMSMTELIEEARKENLEDVSGSRRQDLIFRILKERVKMSGLMYGEGTLEILPDGFGFLRSPDYHYLSCPDDIYVSPSQIRRFGLKTGNIVTGQIRPPKENERYFALLRVEAVNYQDPNVAAQKVFFDDLTPLHPDDRIRMETATEEVSGRIIDLIVPIGFGQRGLIVSPPRAGKTIMMQNMAKAVLANYPDAYVIMLLIDERPEEVTDMERQVKGPNCEVISSTFDEPPSRHVQVAEMVIEKAKRMVEFGTDVVIFLDSITRLARAWNSECPPSGKLLSGGLDANALQRPKRFLGSARKVEEGGSLTIIATALVDTGSRMDDVIFEEFKGTGNQEIVLDRRMVDRRIWPAIDINASGTRREEMLMDPDEYRRVCILRRVLNDMSPTDAMEFLLGHMSKNKTNAEFLMSMNVQ
- the nusB gene encoding transcription antitermination factor NusB, yielding MARRSRAREVVLQILYQEDLNPDADPGLADQFLRARLKNDENLVEFGRYLLVGTREHRKRIDMQLERFADNWSLRRMAATDRNLLRLGAFEILYSDTPARVAINEAVELAKRFGGKHSPQFVNGLLDRILKSKQALGDA
- the ftsY gene encoding signal recognition particle-docking protein FtsY, giving the protein MGIFGFGKKKEDAEGTSSEAGAEKQPGFFGRLAQGMTRTRRLLNTDIRDLFKAEGRLVDEELLDEIFAILIQTDMGAGPATQIKDRIARDFRGRIVHTEDILKDIREELASLMHQDAEPIKMAAEGPTVILVVGVNGAGKTTTIAKLTRWFIDQGNSVVLGAGDTFRAAATEQLTIWAERLGATIIKGEQGTDPASVVFRAVDEGLKANADVIIIDTAGRLQTQKNLMTELEKMRRVIGKKIEDGPHEVLLVLDATAGQNGISQAKGFSEAAQCTGIVLTKLDGTAKGGVVVPIRKAFELPVKFIGVGEKPEDLTRFDTNTFCDALFAE
- the coaE gene encoding dephospho-CoA kinase (Dephospho-CoA kinase (CoaE) performs the final step in coenzyme A biosynthesis.), whose protein sequence is MKTIGILGGIASGKSAATEALRQLGAVIFDADKAGHQVLEMPEVKEQIRDRFSNDVFDEEGNVSRPKLARLVFGNADDHRQALADLEKISHPRIGALLEAARLHAMAEDAPAFVLDAPVMIKAGWIRHCDYVLFIDSSRAHRLQRALARKWTENEFDIREAAQEELEVKRNLADIVIPNNDDLSQLRAAIEAFWKRQVAPPPGHRGNPR
- a CDS encoding calmodulin-binding protein encodes the protein MFQRIVFGLVIAAMMSVSLSSAEAGDQAFSRVWGGTYGSYDWERFYHYPYVYYPQNFQGADYYRSRESLYYRYPAEMRIPVYNEQWQNPYPNGRLYHSGHHFLLDVF
- the polA gene encoding DNA polymerase I, giving the protein MMKNRTRQTSLSFDTDDAQEISEKSPTPPVVAQPVGDPDDLTGKEVWVVDSHSLIFQVFHAIPPMTGPAGQPVAAVYGFARDMVFLLEKKKPDYLICAFDLSGPTFRNELYDQYKANRDEMPQELPAQIESIRRMLDAMNIPVLAKPGFEADDILAAAAKVVEEKGGRCTLVTTDKDCRQLITDNVRLFNVRKDAFYTAESLMEDWGIRPDQVVDFQAMVGDAVDNVPGIPLIGPKIAKDLLNQFGTLEEVLDNVDKISGKKRKENITNGRELALVSKDLVRLRNDVPLEWDWASYLVSPVDGPACEALCDEFGFRTLSKQLQNLTTAGPGSVPAASVLESETLDYQAIETIDQLKELAKLLGEQTRISVDTETTHTNPRWADLVGISVCWKPGTARYIPIQTPEGDASLPLEEVVEILRPVLENQAIKKVGQNLKYDQIVFRGAGIDLAGVDFDTMIAHYLLEAGARSHGLDELARRYLQHETVKISELIGTGKKQILMSEVPLEKISYYACEDADIPLRLYEILGGRLDEEGLNDLFDDVEVPLVDVLAEMEFNGIRVDTDRLKGLSDSYGERLAEVEQEIYKIAEQPFNIASPKQLAEILFEKRGLPVIKKTKTGASTDAEVLEQLAKQDPLPKKIVDFRQYAKLKNTYIDALPNMICPKTNLVHTSFNQVVAATGRLSSNEPNLQNIPIRTEEGKEIRSAFKASRDGWVLVCADYSQIELRVLAHYSKDEALREAYHNDQDIHAKVASEVYGIPLEEVTSNERRSAKAINFGIVYGQSAFGLAKSLDIEKDEAFGFIDAYFRKYPGVDDFMENTLKQCFVDGFVKTILGRRRKIEGVRSPQKRDRMARQLLMPERTAVNSVIQGSAADIIKLAMIRVHRALAGSDLQSRLLLQIHDELVFEAPPEEVEPLVKLMLPEMTGAVELDVPLVVDVEAGQNWAECEAVDFSG